A region of Denticeps clupeoides chromosome 19, fDenClu1.1, whole genome shotgun sequence DNA encodes the following proteins:
- the LOC114769336 gene encoding abnormal spindle-like microcephaly-associated protein homolog, with amino-acid sequence MADVVPKKTRFAFSPTSRVSPDESPQRGGSKSDKENDASTPVLSLVQFSRAPFVSFGTVKLGLARTSYLRVFNPIEDVSADVRVDRIPSAKGFSVDHIHFTIDPEDSVLLNISWTPVEEGGVRELITFTANGVVKHQAVLLGRAEAPKKKKKSLWESIKHKQAEPPGTSKSRKVPSASNKSANKTFRVARQPRYQRDKQRSPLSQSNSNPQGRPRPRTGAVPAQSDSPLVLLVPADKILDKEVDCRVLNRTLSPIRMPVVPATPGSDPGSRLSVRDALAAIDSELLCGVSPPNACSSFEFSDSPESANEQANFADQDVQRAAPADLRLTYCVKPRAPPNERREGPAPLRIPVCSDTVTKAGPVHAGGPDRPKLKSSRRRLLEKTLELQPGGPAGSDSAVKGLPIIESDASVSTPNSSSVSSATTSHASTSQQDSRPPDPVTAAAFFSPFPVHKPLGHQARKRKSGELPNAEKVFPTKKSRSPAAAKEPSGTMRDKDSTTKIKPGARSSHSSTRRMDTKPRSKSRPPRPDQKGLSGASAKTSRVIATAQSKLTFIKPAQTAIPRHPLPFAAKNMFYDERWIEKQERGFTWWLNYVLTPDDFKVTTEVTKVSAMSLALGCSSFSIPRAPTKEEMSFRTYTARRWLNRLRRAACQLFTSDGMTMAIQRLELEVEAKRLLVRRDRHLWKDIGERQKVLNWLLSYNPLWLRIGLETIYGELISLESNSDAVGLAMFILGRLLWNPDIAVEFRHPKVPHLYRDGHEEALSRFTLKKLLLLVCFLDKAKESRMIEHDPCLFCMDAEFKTSKDLLLAFSRDFLSGEGILSRHLGYLGLSVSHAQTPLDEFNFAVKNLATDLRCGVRLVRIMELFNHDWSSSRRLRIPAISRLQKVHNVDLALQILKQKGVDLKDERGAMIESRDVVDGHREKTLSLLWKIIFAFQVEVLLDEVQLREEISFLQRTWRTKQKLDYLRSDRGLPQKTMKPRLVFEHSSEKIVLLMDWVNAVCQFYSLKVENFTVSFSDGRALCYLIHHYHPGHLSLVTVSQNTTQTVDSGSRGRLDLDNSCSDLDGSFETASVTRQAMDFKELLENEKTNFRLVNQAVSYLGGVPAMMNPADMSNTIPNEKVVTCFLSFLCARLLDLRNESRAARVIQIAWRRYRLRKDLETFQMRSAAAAKIQALVRRFLLKHRERRQAAAATVIQAAWRGRVQRRTMHKMKMQKMFALQNNAATIIQKAYRNWKLWDLLKRNRAAAVIQAAFRRWRRRQSTVRKAAAVKIQSWFRMHRCRKEYFDTRERAIRIQAWYRGQSQRRRFQASKRRHAAAAVIQSAFRAAVVRRHVAAMRRASAAIQRWFRACVRRDRERRRYLMARLAVVKLQALVRGWRVRRILHERNTAALRIQAAFRKAAARRAFLSLERAAVVVQRRYRARVVAERARKEYTALKRAAGTLQAVWRGRAGRKKVRQLQRSATLIQSWYRQRAAKRKAATAIQRQFRAVRLRRRFLALRRAAVVLQSGYRGTRARQQLRAKHEAATLIQRCYRAHRERRRYRQLRGAATALQAAYRGNRARRRLRASSDAATVIQAHFRMHRARVSYVAMKRAATIIQQRFRAHVQRRREREAYQTTRASVLTLQAAFRGMQTRTRVQKMHHAATVIQARFRMHRARLSYVAAKRAATIIQQRFRAHVQRRREREAYQTTRASVLTLQAAFRGMQTRTRVRKMHHAATVIQARFRGRAGLLAFQRTCWAARVIRQRFRAHRARTVAVREYAALKSAVLCIQAHYRGMRVRRRVMVMQNAAAVIQRGYGTYRRRRDFLSLWTAAVRIQRRFRATLLARRQRTRYLSMQASAVTVQSAFRGSKVRKEFRERSLAATVIQTGYRMFRARTGFRAVRLAVVILQRRFRLHLHAKRDRGAFLHLRRSAVLLQAAFRGNRLRREISRMHLAATVIQAQYRKYRCQKRYRRVLWAASTVQERFRANRLRDAQRRRYARQRRAAVVVQSAFRGYRARRQILCMQKMAAVIQRKFVSFRQRRRYLALKSAVGVCEQKYGALLEARRRRKEVLAKVDACIAIQAGCRGMMVRRELQKRHGAAVTLQCRFRGLVCRSYYGRLRWAATVIQVHFRARRDMKAEVETLRQKRRAAGVLQAAYRGMKARRRLRRMHRAAAVLQRRYRARLDRRRFLALRSSAVTVQQRYRATKAAREQRRRYRRLQLAALAVQAVYRGQKARGDIRRKHRAATVVQTAFRGHREVVKFQAMRLSAVIVQRRYRACVEGRDVRRSFRMLRQSAVVVQAAYRGLRARREVAVMHRAATVIQAGFRMSKQRSQFKKQRWAARVLQRRFRARRLRNRQVQRFRQVKKAAVCIQALFRGKRSRDLARRIRAARTIQRWYRSWRLVRKQRAGYAGARRAAAVLQAAFRCMRARRLAKRMRAAIKVQSALRMSLHRKRFLQLRSSAVRLQAGCRALVARRTYLAHRRAAVTLQRRHRANRAMREQRLLYLKTLQAVHRVQAHVRGLLQRRKYQKLKESTVTIQAHYRGMIERRKYKTSKAFIVLIQRRYRAHVLQQKERSNFLKIQTSVLLIQRAFRRHLDRKRTKREQAAVRIQAWFRGAAAQRNYVAYQAAIATVCRCIQTRLLQRRFRDVQQSVRIIQQRWRETLATRSQRCHYLTMTASAVTIQAFWRGHRTRLELQKERRAAVLLQATFRRHVQRRKFRESKIKEAADARRRLHFSAAVYHHLSAVKIQRALRAHWALRAAKEQLTSVVYIQRWVRAKLQRKRYLEDRAKVIATQRAARAWLSRRSRAAAVVQRAARRFLRTRRERRVLRGITKAQALWRGHRSRKLSDTSRVVSLRRRLSRVNRDVKEDDKLCNKTQAAIAFLFGCPNFAYIILALKYLETATRLSPECCECLVNSGATQTIVTLIQSCNRSVPSMEIIRLSVQVLLNLSKYNRTIEAVYSAEHSVEMLLDLLQIYREKAGDKVADKGGSIFTKACFLLLLLVQDGQRAAEVRRLPKALDRLCSIYRLTARKYKMDAERTVTKQKMNASLNGSFFTQATPRKQKPVPKFAPDWVLRRDKMKDIVDPLRAIQMLADALGVVP; translated from the exons ATGGCGGATGTCGTGCCGAAAAAGACGCGTTTCGCTTTCAGCCCGACGAGCCGCGTGTCGCCGGACGAGTCTCCCCAACGCGGTGGAAGTAAAAGCGACAAGGAAAATGACGCCTCGACCCCTGTTCTGAGTTTAGTTCAGTTCTCCAGGGCTCCGTTCGTATCGTTCGGAACCGTGAAGCTGGGCCTGGCGAGGACCTCGTACTTACGCGTGTTTAATCCGATCGAAGATGTGAGCGCAGATGTGAGAGTGGACCGGATTCCCTCCGCCAAGGGATTCTCCGTCGATCACATTCACTTCACCATTGAT CCGGAAGACAGTGTCCTCTTGAACATCTCCTGGACCCCGGTGGAGGAAGGTGGCGTCAGGGAGCTGATCACCTTCACTGCGAATGGAGTCGTTAAGCATCAAGCCGTTCTGCTGGGACGAGCGGAGGCaccgaaaaagaaaaag aAGAGCCTGTGGGAGTCtatcaaacacaaacaggcagAACCGCCCGGGACCTCCAAGTCGCGAAAAGTTCCGTCGGCTTCAAACAAATCAGCCAACAAGACCTTCCGTGTTGCCCGGCAACCTCGGTACCAAAGGGACAAGCAGCGCAGCCCCCTGTCCCAGTCCAACAGCAATCCGCAGGGAAGGCCCCGCCCTCGGACCGGCGCCGTTCCTGCACAGAGCGACTCGCCCCTCGTCCTGCTGGTACCGGCCGACAAGATCTTGGACAAAGAAGTGGACTGTAGGGTCTTAAACCGGACTCTGTCCCCTATCCGCATGCCGGTCGTTCCCGCCACGCCCGGGTCCGATCCAGGCTCGAGGCTGTCCGTGAGGGACGCATTGGCCGCCATCGACTCCGAGCTGTTGTGCGGCGTTAGTCCACCAAACGCCTGCTCCAGCTTCGAGTTTTCCGACTCGCCGGAGTCTGCAAACGAACAGGCCAATTTCGCCGACCAAGATGTCCAACGTGCAGCTCCTGCTGACCTGAGGCTGACCTACTGCGTCAAACCGAGAGCCCCACCCAACGAGCGGCGTGAGGGTCCAGCCCCCCTGAGGATTCCGGTCTGCTCCGATACGGTCACCAAAGCCGGCCCGGTGCATGCGGGTGGCCCAGACCGACCCAAGCTGAAGTCGTCTAGACGTCGTCTCCTGGAGAAGACTCTAGAGTTGCAGCCTGGCGGGCCAGCAGGGTCCGACAGCGCGGTTAAAGGTCTCCCCATCATCGAGTCCGATGCCAGCGTCAGTACCCCCAATAGTTCGTCGGTTTCCTCGGCGACCACTTCCCATGCCTCCACATCACAGCAGGACTCTCGTCCACCGGATCCGGTCACCGCTGCGGCCTTCTTCAGCCCGTTCCCCGTCCACAAGCCGCTGGGACACCAAGCCAGGAAACGCAAGAGCGGCGAGCTTCCAAATGCCGAGAAGGTCTTCCCCACAAAGAAAAGTAGGTCTCCTGCAGCGGCGAAGGAGCCCAGCGGAACGATGCGAGACAAAGACTCCACGACGAAGATAAAACCTGGTG CACGAAGCTCACATTCGTCCACACGCAGGATGGACACTAAACCCCGGTCCAAATCTCGGCCTCCAAGACCAGACCAGAAGG GTCTTTCCGGCGCCTCGGCGAAGACATCGAGAGTGATAGCCACGGCACAGTCAAAGCTGACCTTCATCAAGCCAGCTCAGACTG CGATACCCAGACACCCCCTACCATTTGCtgccaaaaacatgttttatgatgAACGGTGGATTgagaagcaggaaagaggcTTCACTTGGTGGCTGAACTACGTCCTCACCCCAGATGACTTTAAAGTGACCACTGAGGTCACTAAAG TCAGCGCGATGTCACTGGCCCTCGGGTGCAGCAGCTTCTCCATCCCCAGAGCACCGACCAAAGAGGAGATGTCCTTCAGGACCTACACCGCCCGGCGGTGGCTGAACCGGCTCCGGCGCGCGGCCTGCCAGCTCTTCACCTCTGACGGCATGACCATGGCCATCCAGCGGCTCGAACTGGAAGTGGAGGCCAAGAGGCTGCTGGTTCGAAGAGACCGCCACCTCTGGAAGGATATAG GAGAACGTCAGAAGGTTCTGAACTGGCTCCTGTCCTACAATCCTCTTTGGCTACGAATTGGACTGGAG ACTATCTACGGCGAGCTGATTTCTTTGGAGAGCAACAGTGATGCCGTGGGCCTTGCCATGTTCATCCTCGGGCGCTTGCTGTGGAACCCCGACATTGCTGTGGAGTTCAGGCACCCCAAAGTGCCTCATCTGTACCGAGACG GGCACGAGGAAGCCTTGTCCCGGTTTACCCTGAAGAAACTCCTCCTGCTTGTCTGTTTTCTCGACAAAGCCAAAGAATCCCGGATGATTGAGCACGACCCCTGCCTGTTCTGTATGGATGCCGAATTTAAG ACAAGTAAGGACCTGCTGCTTGCTTTTTCAAGAGATTTCCTGAGTGGGGAGGGAATTCTGTCTCGTCATCTCGGCTATTTGGGGTTGTCTGTGTCCCACGCTCAAACCCCGCTGGACGAATTCAACTTTGCGGTCAAGAATTTGGCCACCGATTTACGATGTGGGGTTCGTTTGGT GCGCATAATGGAGCTTTTTAATCATGACTGGAGCTCGTCTCGGAGGTTGAGAATCCCAGCCATCAGCCGCCTCCAGAAGGTCCATAATGTTGACCTGGCTCTTCAAATCCTGAAGCAGAAAGGAGTCGACTTGAAAGACGAACGTG GCGCAATGATCGAGTCCAGAGACGTTGTTGATGGACATCGAGAGAAGACGCTAAGCCTTCTGTGGAAGATCATTTTTGCTTTCCAG GTGGAGGTGCTTCTTGATGAGGTGCAGCTCCGGGAGGAAATCAGTTTCCTCCAGAGAACGTGGAGGACGAAGCAAAAGCTGGATTACCTTCGGTCAGACAGGGGTCTTCCACAAAAGACCATGAAACCCAGGCTGGTGTTTGAACACAGCAGTGAGAAAATCGTGCTGCTCATGGACTGGGTCAATGCTGTTTGTCAGTTCTACAGTTTAAAA GTGGAGAACTTCACAGTGTCCTTCTCAGATGGTAGGGCTCTCTGCTACCTGATCCACCATTACCACCCTGGACACCTGTCCTTAGTGACGGTCAGTCAGAACACCACCCAGACAGTGGACAGTGGGTCCCGTGGGCGGCTGGATCTGGACAACTCCTGCAGCGACTTGGACGGCTCCTTCGAGACGGCGTCCGTGACACGGCAGG CCATGGATTTCAAAGAGCTGCTGGAGAACGAGAAGACTAACTTTAGGTTGGTGAACCAGGCAGTTTCCTATCTTGGGGGAGTCCCAGCCATGATGAATCCTGCCGACATGTCCAACACTATTCCTAATGAGAAG GTCGTCACATGTTTCCTGTCCTTCTTGTGTGCTCGTCTCTTGGACCTGCGAAACGAGAGCAGAGCTGCCAGGGTCATCCAAATAGCATGGAGGAGGTACAGACTGAGGAAGGACCTTGAAACTTTTCAG atgagaagtgctgcagcGGCTAAAATCCAGGCTCTGGTTCGGCGGTTTCTCCTGAAGCACAGAGAGAGGCGACAGGCTGCTGCCGCCACGGTCATCCAGGCCGCCTGGAGGGGACGTGTCCAACGCCGGAcaatgcacaaaatgaaaatgcagaagATGTTTGCTTTACAAAATAATGCTGCAACCATCATTCAG AAAGCGTACAGAAACTGGAAGCTGTGGGACCTTCTGAAAAGGAACCGTGCAGCAGCGGTGATCCAAGCGGCGTTTAGAAGATGGCGCAGGAGACAATCAACAGTCAGGAAAGCGGCTGCTGTGAAGATCCAGTCGTGGTTCCGAATGCACCGATGTCGGAAGGAGTACTTTGacacgagagagagagccatTCGCATCCAGGCCTGGTACAGAGGTCAGTCTCAGCGGCGCCGCTTTCAGGCTTCGAAGCGCCgtcacgccgccgccgcggtgATTCAGAGCGCTTTCCGAGCCGCCGTGGTCAGGAGGCACGTCGCGGCGATGCGCCGCGCCTCCGCCGCGATCCAGCGCTGGTTCAGGGCCTGCGTTCGGCGGGATCGGGAACGGCGGCGATACCTCATGGCGAGACTTGCCGTCGTTAAACTGCAGGCGCTTGTCAGAGGGTGGCGGGTTCGAAGGATTCTCCACGAGCGCAACACAGCTGCCCTGAGGATCCAAGCTGCTTTCCGGAAGGCGGCGGCACGGAGGGCGTTCCTGTCCTTGGAAAGAGCGGCGGTCGTTGTGCAGCGCAGATACAGGGCCCGAGTCGTGGCCGAGCGCGCCAGGAAGGAATATACGGCTCTGAAGCGTGCCGCAGGGACCCTGCAGGCGGTCTGGAGAGGCCGAGCAGGAAGGAAGAAGGTTCGTCAACTCCAGAGATCCGCCACGCTCATACAGTCGTGGTACCGCCAACGCGCGGCCAAGCGCAAAGCGGCCACCGCGATTCAGAGGCAGTTCCGGGCGGTCCGGCTGCGCCGGAGGTTCCTCGCGCTGAGAAGGGCTGCCGTGGTCCTGCAGTCCGGGTATCGCGGCACGCGAGCTCGACAGCAGCTGCGGGCGAAGCACGAAGCGGCAACTTTAATCCAGCGATGCTACCGGGCGCACCGAGAACGGAGGCGGTACCGCCAGCTGCGCGGAGCAGCTACCGCGTTGCAGGCCGCGTATCGTGGGAACAGGGCGAGGCGGCGGCTGAGAGCTTCGTCCGATGCGGCGACGGTCATTCAGGCGCATTTCAGGATGCACCGGGCGCGAGTTTCGTACGTTGCCATGAAACGTGCAGCTACCATCATACAGCAGCGTTTCAGAGCGCATGTCCAGCGGAGACGAGAACGTGAGGCCTACCAAACGACCAGAGCTTCAGTACTCACCCTGCAGGCAGCTTTCAGGGGGATGCAGACCCGCACCCGTGTTCAGAAAATGCACCACGCCGCGACGGTCATTCAGGCGCGTTTCCGGATGCACCGGGCGCGACTTTCGTACGTTGCCGCGAAACGTGCAGCTACCATCATACAGCAGCGTTTCAGAGCGCATGTCCAGCGGAGACGAGAACGTGAGGCCTACCAAACGACCAGAGCTTCAGTACTCACCCTGCAGGCAGCTTTCAGGGGGATGCAGACCCGCACCCGTGTTCGGAAAATGCACCACGCCGCGACGGTCATTCAGGCGCGTTTCCGTGGCCGCGCCGGGCTCCTGGCGTTCCAGAGAACTTGCTGGGCAGCTCGGGTAATCCGGCAGAGGTTCCGAGCCCACAGGGCGAGGACGGTGGCCGTCCGGGAGTACGCCGCACTAAAATCCGCAGTGCTATGCATTCAGGCCCATTATCGCGGCATGCGTGTCAGGAGGCGCGTGATGGTCATGCAGAACGCCGCCGCGGTGATACAACGAGGATACGGAACGTACCGGAGACGCCGGGATTTCCTTTCTCTCTGGACCGCCGCAGTCAGGATCCAGAGGCGGTTTCGGGCGACGCTACTCGCGAGACGGCAGCGAACGCGCTACCTCTCCATGCAAGCGTCCGCCGTCACCGTCCAGTCCGCGTTCAGGGGCTCGAAGGTGCGGAAAGAATTCCGAGAGCGAAGCCTGGCAGCCACCGTTATTCAGACCGGTTACAGGATGTTCCGGGCAAGAACGGGCTTCCGAGCCGTCAGACTGGCCGTCGTGATCCTTCAGAGGAGATTCCGGCTCCACCTTCATGCGAAACGGGATCGAGGCGCCTTCCTCCACTTGCGGCGCAGCGCGGTTTTACTTCAGGCCGCTTTCCGAGGGAATCGGCTCCGCCGGGAGATCAGCAGGATGCACTTGGCTGCCACCGTCATTCAGGCGCAATACAGGAAGTACCGCTGCCAAAAGCGGTACAGAAGAGTCCTGTGGGCCGCCAGTACCGTACAAGAGCGGTTTCGGGCGAACAGGCTGAGAGACGCGCAGCGGCGGCGGTACGCCAGACAGAGGAGGGCCGCTGTGGTCGTCCAGTCGGCGTTCCGCGGTTACAGGGCCAGACGCCAGATCCTGTGCATGCAGAAGATGGCCGCGGTCATCCAGAGGAAGTTCGTATCCTTCCGACAGCGGAGGCGCTACCTGGCGCTCAAGTCGGCCGTCGGTGTCTGCGAACAGAAGTACGGCGCCCTGCTGGAAGCCCGGCGCCGGCGTAAAGAAGTCCTGGCGAAGGTCGACGCCTGCATCGCAATTCAAGCCGGTTGTCGGGGAATGATGGTCCGGCGAGAGTTGCAGAAAAGGCACGGGGCGGCAGTGACGCTGCAGTGCCGTTTCCGGGGGCTCGTGTGCCGTTCGTACTACGGACGTCTTCGGTGGGCCGCGACCGTTATTCAAGTTCACTTCCGGGCCAGACGAGACATGAAAGCCGAAGTGGAGACGTTGCGGCAGAAACGGCGCGCCGCTGGGGTGCTGCAGGCCGCGTATCGCGGCATGAAGGCCAGACGCCGCCTGAGACGCATGCACCGCGCCGCTGCAGTCCTGCAGAGACGCTACCGAGCTCGCCTGGACCGCCGCCGGTTCCTGGCCCTGAGGAGTTCTGCCGTTACCGTTCAGCAACGCTACCGCGCCACGAAGGCTGCCAGGGAGCAGAGGCGGCGTTACCGACGTCTGCAACTCGCCGCTCTCGCCGTACAAGCTGTGTACAGGGGTCAGAAGGCCAGAGGGGACATCCGGCGAAAGCACCGGGCTGCCACCGTCGTCCAGACGGCGTTCAGGGGACACCGGGAAGTTGTGAAGTTCCAGGCCATGCGGCTGTCTGCCGTCATCGTTCAGAGACGCTACCGGGCCTGCGTTGAGGGCAGGGACGTCCGCCGGAGCTTTCGGATGCTGAGACAGTCCGCCGTGGTCGTCCAGGCGGCCTACAGGGGACTCCGAGCAAGGCGGGAAGTTGCCGTAATGCACCGAGCCGCCACCGTTATTCAGGCTGGCTTCCGCATGTCCAAGCAGCGATCGCAGTTCAAGAAGCAGCGCTGGGCCGCCAGGGTTCTCCAGCGAAGGTTCCGCGCTCGGAGGCTTCGGAACCGCCAGGTGCAGAGGTTCCGGCAGGTGAAGAAGGCGGCCGTCTGCATCCAGGCGTTATTCAGAGGGAAGCGGTCCCGGGACCTAGCAAGGCGGATCAGGGCGGCGAGGACCATTCAGAGGTGGTATAGATCCTGGCGGCTCGTCCGGAAACAGAGAGCCGGTTACGCCGGCGCCCGGCGCGCCGCGGCGGTCCTGCAGGCCGCCTTCCGCTGCATGCGGGCAAGGAGGCTGGCCAAGCGGATGCGGGCGGCCATCAAGGTTCAGTCAGCCCTGCGCATGTCCCTGCACAGGAAGAGGTTTCTGCAACTCCGCTCCAGTGCAGTCAGGCTACAGGCCGGCTGTAGGGCTCTGGTGGCCAGGAGGACGTACCTGGCCCACCGGAGGGCTGCCGTCACCCTGCAGAGGCGCCACAGAGCCAATCGGGCCATGCGAGAGCAAAGGCTCCTCTACCTGAAGACCCTCCAGGCGGTGCACAGGGTTCAAGCGCACGTTCGTGGACTTCTCCAGCGCAGGAAGTACCAGAAGCTGAAGGAAAGCACAGTTACCATTCAG GCCCATTATCGGGGAATGATTGAGCGACGCAAATATAAAACCAGCAAAGCCTTCATTGTGTTAATCCAGAGGCGTTACAGAGCTCACGTTCTGCAGCAAAAAGAGAGGAGCAACTTCCTAAAGATCCAAACATCCGTGCTGCTCATACAG AGAGCTTTCCGACGTCATCTAGACAGGAAACGCACGAAGCGAGAGCAAGCAGCAGTACGAATTCAAGCGTGGTTTCGAGGGGCTGCAGCACAGAGGAATTATGTGGCATATCAGGCTGCCATAGCGACTGTTTGTAGATGTATACAAACCCGGCTACTGCAGAGAAG GTTCAGGGATGTCCAGCAGAGCGTTCGAATCATTCAGCAGCGATGGAGGGAGACTCTGGCCACCAGAAGTCAACGCTGTCACTACCTGACAATGACAGCATCTGCCGTCACCATTCAGGCCTTTTGGAGAGGCCACCGAACCAGACTAGAGCTTCAGAAG GAGCGGCGAGCTGCAGTTCTGCTCCAGGCCACTTTCCGGCGCCACGTCCAGAGACGCAAGTTCAGGGAATCGAAG ATTAAAGAGGCGGCGGACGCTAGACGAAGGCTGCATTTCTCGGCAGCCGTTTACCACCATCTCAGCGCCGTGAAGATCCAGAGAGCTCTCCGTGCCCACTGGGCCCTCCGGGCCGCTAAGGAGCAGTTGACCTCTGTCGTCTACATCCAG AGGTGGGTCAGGGCCAAACTACAGAGGAAGCGCTACCTTGAAGACAGGGCAAAGGTCATCGCCACGCAGCGAGCGGCGAGGGCGTGGCTCTCCCGCCGCAGCCGGGCCGCCGCGGTAGTCCAGCGCGCGGCGAGGAGGTTCCTCCGGACGCGGCGCGAGCGGCGGGTGCTGCGCGGGATCACCAAGGCTCAG GCCTTGTGGCGGGGACAT